A genomic region of Ignavibacteria bacterium contains the following coding sequences:
- a CDS encoding BamA/TamA family outer membrane protein encodes MRNVLTAILILVFFSSVYSQNQIKTEFREVPLPFGLLKKVPVEKPKVALVLSGGGARGAAQVGVLKALFENGIKPDLIVGTSFGSIVGGLYASGYTIDQLDSILVNTNWDDIVSPSPQKKRSNLFVEQKITEDRSILTLELEGLKPVIPTSVSTGQNLVNYLNQLIIQAPLHSKESFDELLIPFRAVCTDLLTGKPVILSDGDLSEAMRASSSVSFLLSPIPRDTFLLADGGLVANIPVRIAKQLGAEIVIAVNTTSSLRSKEELKLPWFLADQVVSIPLKTIEQLDLQEADFVITPEIFHQSTDFSGLDSLILKGYETASKIAPEIKKAIDQEYLNRLEEKSFDIRSIKYQGSGSSKIDLAILNLIKLDKFNSSTLLKNFYDFCEDDFSFIEMSLYPEGDYLSYKLKWKEKPVIREVFVNNAASLIKIGIYDDIMKIKGQKFNEEKIADHFLDVLRKLRKLNLSLLTIDKIDFDERNNVLNINFTSGEVDSVIILGNTKTNYSVIEREIVVKPNQIFDIEDLKKSMTNLEATNLFENVFAYYLQENGRENLFFKVKEKNTGLARFGLRSDNERNVQIALDIRDENFNGTGTEIGAQFFGGLRNHFIGIEHRSNRIFNTYLNYKLRVFYSFINRNFFGDSPFNTSKRWERMQIGSYDIRKTGIAFSTGSQVEKLGMVFIETRYELARFTPNNIQGLNKTDFNLSVLKLSTLFDSRDKYPFPTEGIYLNTFYESSLKAFGGKTSYSRIYFEYESNTTYFSRHRLTTKLVFGFGDETLPFFEQFRLGGQNSFFGLREDDFLGRQILVTSLEYQFYLPFKIFFDTYLKLRYDLGGIWSSAASIKFDELRHGFGFTIAFDTPIGPADFSIGRSFYIRKDLLKKPLSLGPYLFYFSIGYPLI; translated from the coding sequence ATGCGTAATGTTTTAACTGCTATTTTAATTCTTGTTTTTTTTAGTTCTGTTTATTCTCAGAATCAGATAAAAACTGAATTTAGAGAAGTTCCGCTTCCATTTGGGCTCTTAAAAAAAGTCCCTGTCGAAAAACCCAAAGTTGCATTAGTGCTTTCTGGAGGTGGTGCGAGAGGCGCAGCTCAGGTCGGTGTTCTTAAAGCTCTTTTTGAAAATGGAATTAAACCCGATTTAATTGTAGGGACAAGTTTTGGGTCGATTGTCGGCGGGCTGTATGCTAGCGGATATACAATTGATCAGCTTGACTCAATACTTGTTAATACTAATTGGGATGATATCGTTTCACCCTCGCCTCAAAAGAAAAGATCAAATCTTTTCGTCGAACAAAAGATTACAGAAGATAGAAGTATTCTAACATTAGAACTTGAAGGTTTAAAACCTGTCATACCAACCTCAGTTAGTACGGGACAAAATCTTGTCAATTATCTTAATCAATTGATTATTCAGGCTCCTTTACATTCTAAAGAAAGTTTTGATGAACTTTTAATTCCCTTTAGAGCTGTTTGCACAGATCTTTTAACAGGGAAGCCAGTCATTCTTTCAGATGGTGATTTAAGTGAAGCGATGCGTGCAAGTTCAAGTGTATCTTTTTTGCTTTCTCCAATTCCAAGAGATACCTTCCTTTTAGCGGATGGCGGTTTAGTTGCAAATATTCCTGTTAGAATCGCAAAACAGCTCGGAGCAGAGATTGTTATTGCTGTTAACACTACAAGTTCATTGAGATCAAAAGAAGAATTAAAACTTCCCTGGTTCCTTGCCGATCAGGTCGTAAGCATTCCACTTAAAACGATTGAGCAGCTGGATTTACAGGAAGCCGATTTTGTTATTACCCCTGAAATTTTTCATCAATCAACGGATTTTAGCGGGCTCGACTCATTAATCCTCAAAGGATATGAAACAGCTTCAAAAATTGCTCCTGAAATTAAAAAAGCAATTGATCAAGAATATTTAAATCGATTAGAAGAAAAATCTTTTGATATTCGCTCGATAAAATATCAGGGAAGCGGAAGCAGTAAAATAGATCTCGCAATTTTAAATCTAATTAAGCTTGATAAATTCAATTCATCAACTCTTCTAAAAAATTTTTATGATTTCTGCGAAGATGACTTTTCTTTCATCGAAATGAGCCTATATCCAGAAGGTGATTATTTGTCATATAAACTTAAGTGGAAAGAGAAACCAGTAATTAGGGAAGTATTTGTTAATAATGCTGCATCTCTGATTAAAATTGGAATTTACGACGATATAATGAAAATCAAAGGTCAAAAATTTAATGAAGAAAAAATCGCTGATCATTTCCTTGATGTTCTAAGAAAACTCCGAAAGTTAAATCTATCTTTACTGACCATTGATAAAATCGATTTTGATGAAAGAAATAATGTACTGAATATTAACTTTACTTCGGGCGAAGTTGACTCAGTAATTATTCTTGGAAATACAAAAACGAACTATTCAGTTATTGAAAGAGAAATTGTCGTAAAACCGAATCAGATTTTTGATATCGAAGATCTTAAGAAAAGTATGACCAATCTTGAAGCCACAAATCTTTTTGAAAATGTTTTTGCTTATTATTTACAAGAAAATGGCAGAGAGAATTTATTTTTCAAAGTCAAAGAAAAAAACACTGGACTGGCAAGGTTCGGACTTAGAAGCGATAACGAACGAAATGTACAAATTGCTCTTGATATTAGAGATGAGAATTTTAATGGAACAGGTACCGAAATTGGAGCTCAATTTTTTGGTGGATTAAGAAATCATTTCATTGGTATTGAACATCGTTCAAATAGAATTTTTAACACTTATTTGAATTACAAGCTTAGAGTGTTTTATTCTTTCATCAATCGAAATTTCTTCGGTGATTCACCTTTTAATACAAGTAAAAGATGGGAAAGAATGCAAATTGGTTCTTATGATATCCGAAAAACTGGAATTGCTTTTTCGACAGGTTCCCAGGTTGAAAAACTTGGAATGGTCTTCATTGAAACCAGATATGAACTGGCTCGATTTACTCCAAATAATATTCAGGGATTAAACAAAACAGATTTTAATCTTTCTGTTTTGAAATTGAGTACTCTTTTTGACTCAAGAGATAAGTATCCTTTCCCGACCGAAGGAATTTATCTAAACACATTTTATGAAAGTTCTTTGAAAGCATTTGGCGGAAAAACGAGTTACTCAAGGATTTATTTTGAATATGAATCAAACACGACTTATTTCAGCCGTCACCGATTAACGACAAAATTGGTTTTTGGATTTGGTGATGAGACACTCCCGTTTTTTGAACAATTCCGTCTTGGAGGACAGAATTCATTTTTTGGTTTAAGGGAAGACGATTTTCTTGGAAGACAAATTTTGGTCACTTCTCTGGAATATCAATTTTATCTTCCCTTTAAAATATTTTTTGATACTTATCTAAAACTTCGTTACGATCTTGGTGGAATCTGGAGCAGTGCAGCATCAATTAAGTTTGATGAACTCAGACATGGTTTTGGCTTTACAATTGCATTTGATACACCAATCGGACCGGCTGATTTTTCTATAGGGCGAAGTTTTTACATTCGTAAGGATCTGTTGAAAAAACCATTGAGTCTTGGACCTTACTTATTCTATTTCTCAATTGGATATCCGCTGATTTAA